The genomic DNA aactcaaCTTTTATCACATAATTTTTTCATGATGTTGTAAATATcttttgagttaatttttttacaagggcataactaaaaattattaatctgcttaattttttaaaaaaattgtttaaatcatGGTTGATAACATTTTGAGTTATCTATGAATTAAAACTATCAGTCAATTAActtaatttaataacaaaagatttgCCCAATTAAATGTCAAAAAGATATGTGCAAatgaaaatgatattttaaatgataaacGAAAAGTGATGGGTAAATCAAACCTTTACTGAGTATGCTCTCCTAAACGCGTACATAAAACACGAAAGATAGCATAATTAGTtttttagtaaaacaaaaagaacaaaacaaatacatataacttgttttctaaaataaaaatattaaaaaatcataccTTTCTTCCCGTTCTTGTAATGAAATCTTGCAAAATTTATCCAAAATTTGATTGACGGGCCTAGAGCTTAATAAGCCAATAATGTAGTTTTAATTCATAAACAAcaaactttgataaaaaaaaaaaaaatcataaacaacaaacatatagAGTCTCTCTATTCTGGATTTCTTATGTAATCATCATTTTCATATGTCATAAAAACAGTTGATCTACCATGTGATTCCTAAATAGCATGTGTTattgtaaattgattaattaatacttGGTGTATGGTATAGGTTCaaaattaacagaaaaaaaaagagaatcgaaaaagaaaaagaaaaccctaaagaCAGCAATAGTtaagtttaatttatttgttctaAGTTGAAAAATGATGGTATATATGGCTagttcaaatatttaataattttggttaCAGAATAAAATACTTAAACAAAGATTATACCTAGTATGGAAAAGGGTTGGCTTATTGGTGGGAGAAACGATAATCATGACAATATCAATATTACACAACATTGCCAATTCATATGCCTTCTTTAAAATCCCTTTTTTACGTTTTGAGTATTTGCTACTTCTCTCTTTTGGACACTCTATTGTTTTCAGTTCTATCTTCTTCCTACCCATTTGTTTTCAACTATggattcttgtttttgtttttctttttaagagtGTTTTCTtctcattatataaatttattgtttggtgaaagtttatctttttttttttggtagtttgGTGAAAGTTTATCTTGGGCTAATTAAAGATGTGATTATAGCTAGGGGATCTTCATTAGATTAATGTGTTATTTAATTGCTATTATTGTCTTTAACACTTCCAGATTTAGTTTTACATATTTAACTGATGCCATTAGTACCCTAcataacaaaaatatgtttattattattattacatacaAATGGATGATCTTagttatatttcatttttccttttaatttaatttgagttGGATTAATATAAATGTAGCAGTTATTGTAAAATGACGTAGCACAAACAAGGTACATTTGACACTGTGACTATCTTCTTATACTTTAACTAACtttctataattatattttcataaataatgatTAGATTACCTTCTATTattaattgataattaaatactctaaaaatatacatttgacACTGTgactatctttttatttttacatacaaACTGTTGTTATCAGTCTCGGCTACAAATTGTTACAAACTGTTATTACGTCAACTTAACATAACACAATATGGTGATCTCCCTAATAAGAAAAAATCATCCTATGAAAAACTTTTTAGCCTATACTGGATGCTGCACTACTGTCCCCTGATACCAGTTCCTTTATAGCCGCAACAAAGGCCTCGAATTACTGGCACCATCTGACTAATATTGAAGAAATATGTAATGCATTTTTGTGGTCGGGCTCTCCTAATGATCCCCACAAAGCTAAGGTCTCCCGGGACAAAGTGTGTTATCCTAAAAAGGAAGGAGGTCAGGTCTAGGTATTCGATGACTTTGAGACACATCCCGTGTATTTGCATCGAGTTTGATATGACATTTGTTCTCTTTATCGGCTTCTTTGTGGATGACATGGACCAGGCACTACCTACTGACTCATGGCTCATTTTGGGAGGTAAAGGATGAGAATAAAGGTTCATGGATTTGGAGGAAGTTCTGTGACATAGCATTTGACTTTCTAAGATATGAAGTAAGGGATGGGATGTATGTTGGCATGGTAACTGGTGCAACACGAATAAGTTGATCACTTTGACTCGACATTGGTCCCTCATACCTTGGTGTTTTACGACATGCCAAAGTAAAGGATGCAACAAGTAGCCAAAGATGATCTGTTCCGAGTTTCAAGACACACCGATTTCAGaaccttattaaaaaaattctacagCGGTCAATCCCTCTCTCGTCAGCAGATCTCGACCTGGTCTTGTGGATGCATTCTACGGGCCGGGTgactagaattttttttttccacagcAAAAACATGGGAGCAGGCTTGAGTAAGGCGTGGCAAGGTGGTTTGGAGGCAACTCATTTGGTTCCTACAGCAGCAGGTACCATGGTTTTCCTTCATATATTGGCTTGTAGTTAAAGATAAACTCTTTACGGGAGTTTGAATGAGGACATGGGCTTGCACGCAGCCTTGTGTGTTTTGTGGGGTGAGGGCTGAATCCCgtgatcatttatttttttccttatccaTATAGTGAATATTATTTACTTGTCCATACACTTTCACTGTATGGTTGTCACTTTCACCTTGTAATATTGTACTcataaagatttttgtttttttttcttacttttttccgaatttgtattattattcaCAAACAAGTTGTTGCAATTGTAAATTGAAATCGTCAATCGTGTGTAATAAAGCTCGCAATCCACTCAAATTGGTCCTCCCatataataaaagataaaaggaCACGTTTCGAGTCCTAACTCCACCATTGCCGGAACCGAGGAGACACTCTATATAGTAACTCCCAAATAACAAGCTTCGAGTTTAAAAACTGGTGATCGTAAAAATCACGAACGACAACATCTTTTAGTTTTACCATAAAAATCACTAACTATTCTTTCttaaaaaatccaagaaaaatgaaaactatatTAGACCAAACAAAATTGTAGTGGATGTGACATTCTAGAAGCATGTTCCACTTCTCTCCTTTGTCTTCCACCATCTCACTATTCATTcggaaaaacacacacacacacacacacaacaaagtTGGAAAAAATAAGTGAAAACGCGAATTACCAAAACTACCCATAGTTCCCACAAGTACTCCTATTTGCTTTCCAGAAAAACCAAACTCTCACCCATCCATCCTCATGCTCCTTTCTCTAGCTCCGAACAAAGAACCAAACAAATCCATGTTAGACATGTCTGAATCTGTACTAACGGCGATGTACAGTTGGTTCACACCGACCGTACTCTTTGTCTTCCTCAACTTAATGATAGGCACCATCGCCATTAGCTCATCTTTCTCTTCCAAATCCAACGACCCAAATCAAACTCAGATCCAACGCTCTCCTTCCATGATTCACCGTCTCAAATCCATAAACTTCTCTTCCTTCACTTCTCCAGACAAATCTCATCTCGAGTTCCCTCCTTCAACACctgaagacaacaacaacaactctcaCCAACCAGCTTCAATCGAACAGAATCAACCTTTCTTGTCTAGATCTCCTTCTGTTCTTCACAGAATCAAATCTTTCAATCTTTACAACTACATTTCTCAAGAACCCACCAATATAGTCGAAGCACCACAACCTTCGGTGACCGTTGAgtcaaaacaagaacaagaacacgaacaagaagaagaagaagaagaagaagagacaagtCCGAGTCTCGAAGAGGTTTATAGTAAACTCAATCTAAACCATGTCGCTAGGACAAAATCTGACACTGAACCAGCTGCTGGAATCATACCTCCGAAACTtccaaagaagatgaagaaatcagCAAGCACGAAATCTCCATTCTCTCACTTTCAAGAAGATGAAATCTCCGTCGAGGCTCGTCGGCCAGCGACGGTTAAAGTCCCGAGAGTTACGACGGTGgaagaagctgatgaagaagtAGATGCTAAAGCTGATGACTTTATCAACAGATTCAAGCATCAGTTGAAGTTGCAGAGGATTGATTCCATTACCAAGTATAAGGAGATGGTGAAGAAAAGAAACGACAagtgaacaaaagaaaactcttGGGGTTGTTTCTTAATTACGTATTAATTTGTGGACCTTTTTgaaaattcttaattttgtttagcttttctttaatttcatctTCACTGTAGATTATTATTATCCCCCACTGGCTTTTTGTTGCCCGGAACtgtatctctttttctttatgacaagaaaaaaaaaaaaaaacaagaaaagagagtTCGAGAATCTTTGTCTTTGTAAATGGCTGAAGGGTTATTTCATAAATTCGAAACCATGGTCCATGATTAAAGGTTGTTGCGTGGTGGTGATGTTCTTAGATCCGTGGTAAGCTCTGAGTGTTGTTGTGTGGCGTAATAGTTACGAAATTACttgtagatgtttttttttataaaaactttttaacaaaGTGATGCAGAGATTGTGAAAGAGAGGGTAGTGGAGTAAATTTAACGTGATGGTGCATTTAGTATGTACGTTGTGCTTATCCGTATTTGCAGGATGCTTGGCTGTGAAGCACGTGGAGTTCAAGTGTCATGTctttttattgtcaataaagATGATATGTTTGGTatactgtttcttttttaaaattagatgaGCTTTGattgaattttatataaatcgtctacctataaaaaaaaattatttatgtcaTTAGAAACATATACCTCTATAGTCTGGCGACATATCTTTGATGTAGTCAAAAATAGATACCAGTTTGCAACCGCTTAGCTGTGAGGTTCTTTGCAACCAAATTTGTAATAccgtttataatttttttttgaaatgctaattaaaataaaatgctGCAACTGAACTAGGTAACCATATCATTAAACATCAAAAGATGATACTCatgttcattaaaaaaatttacaaatccaaAAGCAGTTCATAAATAGGAagctaaacaaaacaaaaaaaaaaaaaaaaaaaaaaaaaaaaaactcatatgtATATCATGTTTCAATCTTGGAGTTTGAGATTCAAATCAAGAATAGGATATATACAGTACAATAACAGGTCGTAATTTGCAACCGGTTATCCATCCATAAAACCGGACCATTTAAAAGGCCAGCCTTGCAGCAAACAGTTTTTTACAACTATCGGCCCAATAAAAGCCCAAATccgttatatataatattaatagccTTTTTATccacacaaaaccctaatttctccgTCTTTGCTCGAGCTCTCACAGTGCCTCTTTGCAGTCGAAAGCTAGCTCAACCAAACAAGACGATATGGTATAgactctctctgcttctctttatcttttcaCATTCTCACCTAACGTAATGGAAGGAGTNAAGTTATAGGTTATTAGGATGCTGGAGAAGTAGATGAGGAAGTGTTTGATAAGGGTAAATTGGTTGATGCAGTCGCTGGTGTGGTTCGTGGTGCAGTTTCTGGTGAGGTTCCTGGTGCGGTTAGGGGAATAGCTGTTTTGTCGTTGGCTGGTGCAGTGTTTGGTGTGGTAGTGGCTGGCGGAGGTTGTTGAGTAGCGAGAAATGCTGCAAACGCGGGATCTTTTTCCTTCATGTATGAGTGTAACATCTCAAAGGTCGCTGGTATGGTTCGTGGTGCAGTTTCTGGTGAGGTTACGGTTAGGGAAATAGCTGTTGTGTCGTTGGCTGGTGCTGTGTTTGGTGTAGTAGTTGCTGGCGGCGGTTGTTGAGTAGCGACTAGTGCTGCATACGCGGGATCTTTTTCCTTCATGTATGAGACTACCCCTGCCATCTGAGTGTCAAGAAGTCGTTGCTCCTCATCACGTCGAGCATTCTCAGCATCGTGTTCATCCATCTTACGACGcagttaaacaaaaacaaagtcacttaaacaaaagaaaaaaaaaaactgaaaatgaaGCAAGACCAAACAAGACAATCAACATGCAAGAACAAGAGTTTAAGTATTAGTCATGATCAgccaaaataaaacaaccagTACTAATCATTGCTTATTAATaaggaacaaaagagaaacaaataatgaaatgaaccaaaaccaaacaagacaatgaagaggccAACAACAGATTTAAAGTATTAATCATGCTCAACAAATAAAGATAATTCTATgctcagccaaaaaaaaaaaaaaagacttaatcGAAGTTATACCTTAAGAAAGATCTCATTCTGTTCTTCAAGGGTGAGTGTCCGATGGATAAATGATTGTTGAGTTGAATTTGCGGAAGTTTCTGCATCATCCTCCTTTCATGATACAAAAACGTGTTCAAATCAGTGATCCAAAATCAAAAAGTAAATCAGATGCTTTAAGTCATAAAGACAGAAAGTAAGAACTTGCACAAATGAGTTTTGTCCAGCTAAGTGTTTGTGGACTCCAAGACTACAACGATCAGAGTTTTGCGAGTATGATGCCTTTGAGCTCCTGTCCAGAGTGTTCCAATGAACCCACATCTCTCGCCAAAGGGTGTCTCCAATCCAATCGGGTTTTTGGCCACTCCTCTTAGCTTGACTCACAATCCCTTTCATCTTTTACTTACCAATCTTCAGGAATCCCTCTTTCACAAGCTCCGTAATCCCGAGATCCCAATTGTACTTCCGCTACACAAATAGAAAAGTGTTAAGTATGTTACTCCTACTAATtcaattaaaacattaaaagcTAAATCAAAATTTACCGCAAATGTCCTGAAGTATCTCTGTTTAATCTTTAAAGGAGTAACCTTCCAACTAAAGTAAGGACCATCAAACTTCCTCCGAAATATTCGAGCAATAACTCTGGAAAATTTTCCTTTGTCACGGCCAAACCTGTTGCATCCAAATCATACCAGAGaggtttaagaaagaaaaaaaaagaatgtaagGATATaagagcaagaaacaaaaaattacattaagGAAAGCACTTGTTGTGAACAGATATGTAAAATACAATAAGATAAATTAACCTCCAATTTGATATTCATTCTAGCTTTCAAccacaaacaagagaaacacAATGCAAACTCTTGTATTAAACTCAAACACAATGCTGCTCATACTCTCAATCATATAGGCACTGAAAACAGATTAAACTCATACTCAAACTCAAACAGGTTAAAAAGACAATGGAGACAGATTAAATTTCAAACAAGTAGTGTGATTAATCCTCATACTCAAACAAGGAGTGATTACCATAAAGTTTCTCGGCGAGGAATACGATGCGGACTCAGAACTATTAGATGCTCTCGGCCAGGAAGAGATAAGAGATCATGTAAGCGCTGTTGGTAGTCTTGTAGTTGTGCCTGGTCATCATTAGGGTTTCGTTGATGCTCGGGATTTTGAGCAGCAGGTCGTTGGGGATGACATTCCATCTGAACAGGAGGCGGAGGCGGCGGCGGCGTTTGTCAAGAGCCTTGCGATGACGGGTTAGAGGAGTGAGAAGATGGTACGACAACACTTACTGACTTTTGACCATTGAATACTCCGGATGATCTCCCACCACGGCGTCTAGTTGATTTCCCCTTTCCAGCCATTACAGAGAAGAGAACAAGAGATTTAGATTAGATGATGGAAAGACTAGGATGATTGAGAAGGGTAAGAAGATGAAACAAGATGGAGAAGGAAGACATAGGGAAcgaagagagagtttgagagaacGAGACTTTTCAGATCCCATTCgataaaaatgaaaacctaAATCTCTCTAGTTGCAAATTTTTATCAGCAAACTCGTCGGAAACTTAGTCGCAAGATAGTAACAAAATAGTCGTAAGAGTTTCCAGTTACAATCGGTCGCAAATAGTCACGGTTTTGTACTGAAACGTTCATATCCTTGAATTCAACACTTTTAAGTCCTAATATATACTATGCTTTTCATTTTAAGAGGCTAAAACAATCAATTGGTaagtttgaaaacaaatttacataaaCTATGAAAACCTTTATTTAAACACATATGTAACAATTTGACGATGATTTggcttttaataatttttttcctaaaacattgaaacaattagaaaatctaGAAAGCATGATTTTTTGTAAAAGTTCGAATCTatgttaaaaaatgaataacttAACATGTTTAACATTCTATAATGTCAAATTACAATACTGAAATCCCCATAAGTTGGTAAGCAGAAGCAAAGTGGTCGCAAACTCGATGGAGTAACGAAGTAGTCGTAAAATAAGTAGCAAACTCGTCAGAAAACCCGTCGCCACATCGTCGCAAGAGAGTATCAAATTAGTCATGAGAGCTTTGAGTTGCATTTCATCGCAAATACACGGTTTATAGTGACTTTCTTGTATCAATCACAAACCAATATTCTTGAATTCTGAACTTTATGTCCAACTACGTTAGTTAAATAGATATATCCTAGATTCCTAGTATAAACTATATCTCCCATTTTAAGAGGATAAAACAATCATTTGGTAGGTTTGTTACATAAATTGGGAACACTCAAGGTTAGATCGTgaatgctctgataccataacaagttcttcttctccaactcgTAACAAACTCAACAAGGTGAggtagaaggaagaagaagactcaaaaACATATTCATTCTCATTAACTGTAAAGTGTACagtattgtttgtttatatacaaGATACTTCTAAATGCTAACATAAGCCTTATTTAAGTTAGctacaacaatatatatgtgcTAACATGCACCTGTGTACAAACCATATATGTGATAGAGGGCTATATTAATCGATCACACAAATTTGTACTTCAACACTTCAGACGTTTTCTAGACTTGTTAAAAATGCCACATGTATTAGCGGATTCGGTGGAATTAACTTCGTAACTTGCGCATCAAGTTTCAATCTCCGTGATCACTTAACGTGATACGATTGCGATtgtatattaattgtaattagaTATTTTGAGATCTCCTTCTCGTGTATAAAGGATTGGAATACAACATCGAATGGAAGGACACAGAAACTTATtctttatggtatcagagcaaaagaTAATAttgccttttcttttctttctctgaaACTAATCGATCTCGACAATGACCACCACCAACGATGGATCAACTCCACCGACAAACCCGACCCCGACCCCGAACCCGACAGCAACAACGATTTCGACGATAACAACAACGGAGGTCCGACGTACCATATTTCCGTACGATCTAACGGCGGCTGACAATCCTGGAGCGGTGATTTCGCATCCCTTACTCACGGGTACGAACTACGATGAATGGTCTTGCGGTATGAAGACAGCATTGTGCTTACGAAAGAAATTTGGGTTTCTCAACGATGTAATCCCACGACCCGATGAAGGCTCTCCCGACCTTGAGGACTGGTGGACAATCCAAGCGTTGCTTGTGTCATGGATCAAGATGTCCATAAATCCAGTTATGCGAACATCTCTCATCGAGATGTTGCGAAGGACCTGTGGGACCACTTGAAAAAGAGATTTTCGGTGACCAATGGACCAAGGGTTCAACAAATCAAGGCGGATCTTGCCGGCTGTAAACAAAGGGGTCTCACTATTGAGGCTTACTTTGGAAAATTAACCCGTATTTGGGACAGCATGGCAAGCTATCGTCCTCTTCGCCTTTGTAAGTGTGGGAAGTGTGAGTACGATCTTGGCACGCTTCAGGAAAGAGACTGTGAAGAAGATAAGGtacatcaatttttgtttggacTTGATGATACTCTTTACCGAACGGTACGCTCGAGCTTAGTCTCACGTATTCCGATCCAACCTTTGGAGGAGGTTTACAATATTGTTCATCAGGAGGAAGATCTGTTACGAAACGGTGCCAATAGTCGTGAGGAAACAGCTGAGATCGGTGCCTTTGCTGTTCAAGCAGTACAACGTGTTCGTTGAGAAGAACATGACAAACATGTCATGTGTACACATTGTAACCGTACTGGTCACTCAAGCGAGAGTTGCTACGGCATCATTGGATACCCGGAGTGGTGGGGAaatcgaccacgtactcgagcATCACCAAGTCAAGGTCATGGACGTGGAGGTTCCCATGGCAGTATGGGACGTGGACGTGCTATGACATTTGCCAATGCTGTTCAGGTCGCCACTCCTACAAGCTCCGCGAATGCTAACTATGTTGTTACGTATAATGATCGTGACAAAGTGCAAGTCAGCGATGCTCAGTGGAGGGCCATTAAAAACCTTCTTAATGCCGGCAAACCCAACGATTCTGAAAAATTAACGGGTAcgtgttttcttcctttttggatTCTTGATACGGGTGCCTCCCATCATTTAACCGACCGTCTAGATATCTTAACAGATGTTAGAGATATGGCTCCGGTTGGGGTTGTGTTAGCGGATGGTAGAGAACGTATTTCGGTGAAAGAAAGTTCTGTTAGGCTTGGTCCAAACTTGCTCCTACGATATGTTTATTATGTTGAGGAATTTCAGTCTGAGTTGATTTCGTAGAGTCAGTTGATGGATGAGAACCAATGCGTTATCCAGTTTGCTGATCACTTCCTTGTTGTTCAGGACCGTGCTTTGAGGACGGTGACGGGAGTTGGTAAGCGTTTGGGAAGGACTTTTCACTTTAGAAGCTTGGAGTATGCTGCATCCGTTGATATAAGTGATGAGAAGTCCTTTGAGCTCTGGCACAACCGCATGGGTCATCCAGCTGCTAAACAAACACTGTTGAGTTTTTCGATTAATGAGAATAAAACGACAAAGATTTTCGAATTGATTCAAT from Camelina sativa cultivar DH55 chromosome 7, Cs, whole genome shotgun sequence includes the following:
- the LOC104703137 gene encoding bromodomain-containing protein DDB_G0278469-like, producing the protein MLLSLAPNKEPNKSMLDMSESVLTAMYSWFTPTVLFVFLNLMIGTIAISSSFSSKSNDPNQTQIQRSPSMIHRLKSINFSSFTSPDKSHLEFPPSTPEDNNNNSHQPASIEQNQPFLSRSPSVLHRIKSFNLYNYISQEPTNIVEAPQPSVTVESKQEQEHEQEEEEEEEETSPSLEEVYSKLNLNHVARTKSDTEPAAGIIPPKLPKKMKKSASTKSPFSHFQEDEISVEARRPATVKVPRVTTVEEADEEVDAKADDFINRFKHQLKLQRIDSITKYKEMVKKRNDK
- the LOC104705061 gene encoding G8 domain-containing protein DDB_G0286311-like; translated protein: MDEHDAENARRDEEQRLLDTQMAGVVSYMKEKDPAYAALVATQQPPPATTTPNTAPANDTTAISLTVTSPETAPRTIPATFEMLHSYMKEKDPAFAAFLATQQPPPATTTPNTAPANDKTAIPLTAPGTSPETAPRTTPATASTNLPLSNTSSSTSPAS